Below is a genomic region from Lepidochelys kempii isolate rLepKem1 chromosome 5, rLepKem1.hap2, whole genome shotgun sequence.
ACCTTGCACTATTGTATTGCCCTGGGAGTCATCCTCCCCTTACTTGACATAAACCAGTAGTTCACAAAGTCCCCAATCTCTCACTATAGTTCCTTCCTTACAAACTGTTCCCCTTTATAACatatttttttgctttgttctttCAAAGGCTGGAAAGATATTAAAAGCAATTATTTAAAATTCTTCCTGTGCCTCTCTTGTATATGGAATACTAGATATTCACATACTATATCTATCCATAGGTTTGCAGAGTAGACACATCCGGCAGTATCTCTTCAAAAAGATGTGGATTTCCATGCATGCCAAACTAATGAAAATTGGGtcttaagtgatttgcctgagaTCACCTAGGAAATACGTGGCAGAACTGCGAATAGTGTTTTATATATTCTCACCTAAATGTGGCTTAACCACAACAccgtatttttttaattttttgaaacaTAGGTAGAAGAGTTTATGATGATGGTTCTGTATCTCTCATTACCAGCAGTTGCCATTCTGTGACCTGGAAATCAAAGTAGACAAAATAACAGTACATAAGAGTGAAGGGAGTCATTTGCTAGATAATGGTGTACCCACATGTTTTGTGACATTCATTGAAAACTTCTATTTAAATGTATGTAGAAACATTTAATTAGTTTGTTTTGATAATAAATTAAATTCTTAGTAACTTAGACTGACCTGTTTATTACTATTTTGTGCACCACAAATCAAGTAAAaaaactgaggccatgtctatgctataaacttacatcagtgtaactacgTGTCTCAAGGGTCTGAAAAATCCAGacccctgagcagtgtagttaCACTACCCTAATAATCCctcgtgtagacagtgctatgtcaacgGGACAGCTTCTTCCATTGACACGGCTACTGCCTCTTGCAGAAGTGGATTAACCACACTAAAAGGAGAAGCTCTTCCTTCAGTGTTGTAGCGCTTCAATGAAAACACTACTGTggtgaagctgctgctgctcatgcagcattttaagtgtagacatgatCTGAGTTCTTGTCCTGAATAGGTTACAAAATAAGTGAGTACACAAATGAAGGGAATGGATCAAAGGAAAGGGAGATGAAGGACTACGGTGATGATGAGATCACACTGTTGCTCAGACAGACATATATTGAAGTTTCTTGCCACTTCATGTTGGCTTCAAATAGGAGATACTTGAATAAGATGAGAGAAGAGGCTTAACAAAGGAATTTGGGGCATGCATTCCAGTCATAAAGGGCAGCGTTTCCTGTATGATATTTTCACAATACCTTTCTTCCCTCCAGAATGCCTAAATCAAAGGAACTTGTGTCTTCAAGCTCATCTGGCAGTGATTCAGATAGCGAAGTTGACAAAAAGGTGAATATTGGACACAATTGCTTACTGCATTTTAGtctaataattaaaaaacaaaacaccaagcaAACTTATTCTGGCTTGGATTAGGAGGCAATTCAATTTTGCTGGAATAAGTATGCCACGGTGTTTGTGTTGCCTAGCTCTTTTATTAAGACTGGGATCAGTGGTTGGAAGGTGAGATGCTTCTAAATATGGAATGAATCTATTTTTTTAAGATCGTCTTTCTATCATTTGCTATTTCGCTTGTGGCATTTAACCACAAGGTTCTTGGAGTTCTGTAGATCTCTGTGGTGAGAGCAAGAATACTAAACCATTTTAGTTCCCTTACTCTGTTAACATTTCTCTTCCTCCTAAACAGCTGTGAAAGCTGATGTTGAGAAACATGATTGTTTAGCTTCTTAAGCCCATCAAGAGTTGATATACATGCTGGGCTAAAATTATTGTAGTGAGCATTCTGCATTTGAAATGCTGGTTGAGTTTTCTGTAGATAtgacaaaacaatatttttttgttATGTATATTCTGTAGTTCACTGTAGATACTAGAGCTGTGAAAGCATGAAGATCTTGGAGTGCTGTTTGTAAGTTAGTAACAAAATGGTAAAGTcagaataaaagagagagaggaacgttctttctctccttccctctcccttgaATTGGGGAGATTTAAAATGCAAGGTGAgtgtgtataaaaagaaaatgtactGTCCACCTCAGTTTTATTTAGATCTTCTTTGGGTTCCAAAAGATTAACATAGTCTTTAAAAAATCCCACATGCACTCACTTTTCGAAATAGCAGTATTTTGTCTCCCTGCTTTGAGCAATTTTAGTGTAAGGTAAAACATTAAGGGTAGAACTTACAGAAGTGCTTATTGTTCTCCTAAATCTGTTCCTCTTGGATTCCAATgagagttttatcattgacttcagtaggagcagaattAGGACATCTtagagcacttttaaaaatcccaccccaaaTTCACTGTATTAAAGTCTTGTATTGGTAGTGAGATGAACTACATAATATAATAGTTCTTTGCAGCCTCTGATTTCTTCTTTTAATAACTAATAAAATGGGATgtgctttgtatttttttttttaatttttggttaaAGGCAAAGAGGAAAAAGCAAGCGGCTCCAGAAAAGCCTGTAAAGAAACAAAAGACTGGTGAAAGTTCTAAAGGTGCAGCTTCCTCTAAGCAAAGCAGCAACAGAGATGAGAATATGTTCCAGGTAACATTGATAATGTTACTTCTAGAGACTGTTGGTTGAAGGGTTCCCGGGGAAGCATGTTACAGTCTGTATTCTGTAATCTTTATGAAGAGAATCTTGGAACACTTTGGTTTCTTATCCAGGTATAGCATAGCATTCAATCTCTTGGCATGTTTTGGCTAAATGGGGTTACAATGTTAGAGTGAAAGTGAGATACCCAGAAAAAGCAGTGATAGGATTTGATAGAGTAAAATAATCCATGCTACGCCATTCAATTCTAACTTTGGTTCATTGATTGTATCACTTGTTCCCAGTATTTTGTCTTGGTTTATAGTGTCATTTTTTTGACAGTTAGGCATTTCTGTTCTAAACTCT
It encodes:
- the SUB1 gene encoding activated RNA polymerase II transcriptional coactivator p15 isoform X2, producing MPKSKELVSSSSSGSDSDSEVDKKAKRKKQAAPEKPVKKQKTGESSKGAASSKQSSNRDENMFQIGKMRYVSVRDFKGKVLIDIREYWMDQEGEMKPGRKGISLNPEQWSQLKEQISDIDDAVRKL